The Sphingomonas donggukensis genomic interval CAGGTCGCGCATGTAATGCGTCTGCGCGATCGTCCGCGGCACGATCGTCTTCTTGCGCGTGCGGATCATGATCGGCGGGATGCCGGCGCGCTCGGTCGAGATGATGCCGTCGAGCACCGGTTGCGACGCGAGCGCGATGACCGCATCGACCATCCCGGGATCGACGTCGTGCCCCTGGAGCAAGCGGGTATGCAGCCCGTTCAGCACGTCGCGCGCCAGAGCCACATTTTCCGCGGTCCCCTCCACCTGCACGCGGTTGCCGCGGGCGGTGATGTAGACGCCGAGGCGATTCTCCAGCGCGACCAGATTGGTGTCATATTCGCCGAACAGCTGGGGGAGCAGTTCGGGGCGGTCGAAGGTGACTTCGGCGCGGCTGCGTTCGCCGGACTGGGCGGGGACGGGCTTGCGGCTCATGCGGCTCCTTGCGTTAGGTCCGGCAGCGATGCTGGCAGAGCGGCGCCGCGGAGGACAGCGGCAAATCGCCGGCCCCCCGCAATTTGGGGACCGCGTGGCGCGTCCGCAACACGGGAACCACAACCGCGCTCGACCGCTGTCCCCGCAACAGCTTCAGGAGAGCCCGCGATGACCGAGACCAAGCAGAAAACCCTGGCCGACCTGGCCGAGATCATGCGCGACATCGACTTCACGATGCTGTCGACCAAGTCGGCGGACGGCGGCATCGCCGCGCGCCCGATGAGCAACAACCGCGACGTCGATTATGACGGCGACAGCTGGTTCTTCTCGTTCGACGACACGCTGGCGGTGCATGACATCGCGCGCGACGCCAACGTCGGGCTGACGCTGCACGGCAACAAGGGGCTGCTCGGCAAGCCGCCGGTGTTCATCGCCGCCGAGGGCAAGGCCGAGATCATCCGAGACAAGGCCGCGTTCGCCGAGCATTGGGTGAAGGATCTGGAACGCTGGTTCGAACAGGGCATCGACACGCCGGGGCTGGTCCTCATCAAGGTCCATGCCGACCGCGTGCATTATTGGGATGGCGAGGATCAGGGCGAAGTGCGGCCCTGATCCTCCGCAGGCTGGCGCGTCATCGCCAGCCCGATGACCAGCCCTGCGAGAATCATCGTCATGCCGATGGCGTGATAGCCGTGGAGCTTTTCGCCGAGCAGCCCGGCGGCCAGCAGCGCGCCGAACAGCGGCATCAGGTTGATTGCCTGCCCCGCGCGCGCCGCGCCGATCGCGGCGACGCCCTGGTTGAACAGCAGGTACGAGACGAGCGACGGCAGCACCGCGACATAGGCGATGGCGAGCAGGCTGTGGGTGGACCATCGAACCACCGCGCCGCGTGCCAGCTCGACCCCGGCGACCGGGACCAGCGCGATCACCGCTACCCCGAAGGTCGCGGCGAGGAAGGAGAGCGGATGCACCTTCGGCTTGAGCTTCAGGAGGCTGGTGTAGAGCGCCCAGAGCGTCACAGCGATCAGGATCAGCACGTCGCCGCGCCCGAGTGCCAGTGCGGCAAGCGCCGCGGGATCGCCGCGGAAGACGATGACCGCGACCCCCAGCGTCGCCAGCACCACCCCGCCGACGATGGCGAGCGGCGGGCGGATGCCGAAGATCGCGCGGTCGGCGACCAGCACCAAGCCCGGAATCAGCGCCTGGAGCAGCAGCGCGTTGCTGGCGGTCGTGTCGTGCAGGCCGAAGTAATAGAGCGTGTTGAAGCTCGCGACACCGATCAGGCCAAGGCCGACGACTCGCTTCCACCCCGCAACCAGCGCTGCACGGTCAGCCACGAGGTGCCGCCACGCGAACGGCAGCAGCAGCGCGAACGCCCCGCTCCAGCGCAGCAGGCTGAGCGTCGCCGCCGGTACGTCGCCACGCACCGCGCGCCCGACGATGGCGTTGCCGGCCCAGAACAGCATGGCGCACGCGAGCATCGCATACGCCCGGTATTGGCGGTTCATGAGGTCAGGCGGCCTGCGCGACCGCGGCGACGCCGACCAGCGAATTGGGCCAGGCCGCGACGATATCGACCTCGATCAGGCTGCCCACCGGCGGCCCGTCCTCGACGATCACCGATTGCAGCCACGGCGACTTGCCCAGCATCTGCCCGGGCTTCTTGCCCGCCCGCTCGATCAGGATGGTGCAGCGCTTGCCGACCGTCGCCTGGTTGAACGCCTCCTGATCGCGGTTGAGCACGGCCTGGAGCCGCTGGAGGCGATCGTCCATCACCTCCGCCGCGATCTGGCCGGCCATGTCGGCGGCGGGCGTGCCGGGGCGGGGGCTGTATTTGAAGCTGAACGCCATCGCGTGGCGGACCTCGGCGACGAGGCTCAGCGTGTCCTCGAACTCGGCCTCGGTCTCGCCCGGGAAGCCGACGATGAAGTCGCCCGAGAGCGCGATGTCGGGCCGTGCGGCGCGCACGCGTTCGAGGACGCGCAGGTAGCTGTCACGCGAATGCGACCGATTCATCGCCTTCAGCACGCGGTCGCTGCCCGACTGGACCGGCAGGTGCAGGAACGGCATCAGCGACGGCACCTCGGCATGGGCGTCGATCAGCCCCTGGGTCATGTCGTTGGGGTGGCTGGTGGTGTAGCGGATGCGCGCCAGCCCATCGACGCGGTCGAGCGCGCGGATCAGGCTGCCCAGATCCTGCTTGCCGTCGGACCAGGCGTTGACGTTCTGGCCAAGCAGCGTGATTTCCTTCGCTCCGGCGTCGACCAGCGCCTTCGCTTCCTCGACGATCGCGTCGAACGGGCGGCTGACCTCCGCGCCGCGGGTGTAGGGGACGACGCAATAGGTGCAGAACTTGTCGCATCCCTCCTGCACGGTCAGGAACGCCGACGGGCCGACCCGGCGGCGGGCGGGGAGCGCACCGAACTTCGACAGCAGCGGCATGTCGGTGTCGAGCGTGGGCGCGCCCGTTGCCGCGTCGGCCACCAGCTGCGGCAGATTGTGATACGCCTGCGGTCCGACGACGACGTCCACCTTCGCGCGGCGGATGATCTCCGCGCCCTCGGCCTGCGCGACGCATCCGGCGACCGCGATCATCTGGTCGGGGCGGCGCTTCTTCATCCGACCGATGTCGGAATAGACCTTCTCGGTCGCCTTCTCGCGGATATGGCAGGTGTTCAGCACGACGACATCGGCATCGGTCGCATCCGCTGCAGACGCATAGCCGGCGGCGGCCATCGCCTCGGCCATGCGCTCGCCGTCATAGACGTTCATCTGGCAGCCGAACGACTTGACGTGAAAGGTTTTGGGGGTGGGCATGATGGGCGGGCGCTTAGCCGAATAGCCGGGCGCCGTCACCCCGCGCGCATCACTGCGGCGATCGCATCGCGCGCGCGAGCCGCCACCGCCTTGCGGCCCATGCCCGCCGGATCGAAGGGGGCGAGGAAGGTGAGCGTCACCGCGATGCGCCCCGGCCGCCCCAGCACCCGCAGCGCGTTGGCGAGGCCGGGGTCGTCGCCGATCCAGGCGATATCGCGCGTTGCCGCGCCGTAATCGACATGCACCGGCTGGACCATCAGCCCGGGCGCCGGTGGATCGACCGCACCGAGCAGCGCCGCCTTGAACGGCAGCAGGCGCACGCCTGCGCCGTCGGTCGTGCCCTCAGGAAAGATCGTGACGGGATGGTCGGCGGCAAGCGCATCGCGCAGCATGTCGACCTGCCGCGCGACCCCCAGCCGGTCGCCGCGATCGACGAACACCGTGTGGTTCAGCGTCGACAGCCAGCCGATGACCGGCACGTCCTCCAGCTCGCCCTTGGCGACGAACGCGCTGCCGCTCGCCCCGGCGATGACGAGGATGTCGAGCCAGCTCATGTGGTTGGCGAGGTACAGGACGTCGCGCGGCAGGGGCGTGCCGACGATGCGCGTCCGCGCACCGACGATCCGCGCGATCCAGCCGAGGAAGATCGGCGGCCACGGCGAACGCTGACGCAGGAGCCGCCACAGGCCGTGCAGTGGCAGGGCGATCAGCAAGGCGACGAGCATCGCGATCAGGCGCGCGGTGATGCGAAGATTGGCGATCATGTCAGGCGCCACGCCGCGGCGAAGCCGCGTCGTCGGACGGGCCTTGAAGCCCGCCGGCCGGGCTTCGCGCGTCTCGATGCCAGCATCTGCTGGCATTGTGCGCGCTACGCCTTGCGATCGAGGCTCACCCCGTACAGCTCCATCCGGTGATCGACCAGGCGGAAGCCCAGCCGCTCGGCGATCTGCTTCTGCAACTGCTCGAGCTCGGGATCGACGAATTCCAGCACCTTGCCGGTTTCGATATCGATCAGGTGATCGTGATGCGCCTCGGGCGCGGGTTCGTAGCGGGCGCGACCGTCGCCGAAATCGTGGCGGTCGAGGATGCCGGCTTCCTCGAACAGGCGGACGGTGCGGTACACCGTCGCGATCGAGATGCCGGGATCGATCGCCGACGCGCGCTCGTACACCTTCTCGACATCGGGGTGATCCTCCGCCTCGGACAGGACGCGCGCGATGACGCGGCGCTGCTCGGTGATGCGCAGGCCCTTTTCGTGGCAGAGGGCTTCGAGGTCGATCTTGCGGGCCATGACCGCGATGTAGTCCGCAAGCGCGCCCGTTGGAAGCGCGAGCGACTCGCAATTTCACCCAAAGGACGGATCGTCAGAGCGGGAGCGCGAAGGTCAGCGCGTCGCGCGCGCGCCCGCTGGTGCCGCGATAATAGTCGCGGCGCCGCCCCACCTGCGCGAAGCCGTGCGCGCGGTAGAGCGCGGTCGCCGGGTTGCCGTCGCGAACCTCCAGGTGCAGCCGCTCGGCGCTGCGCTCGCGCGCTTCGGCGATCACCCCGCGCAGCAGCGCCGCGCCGACGCCGCGCCCGCGCACATCGGGATGGACGGCGATCAGCAGCAGCTCGCCGTCGCCGGCGATCACCCGCGACAGGCTGAACCCCGACACCGCGCCGTCGTGCACCGCCAGCGTCAGCCAGGCGCCGGGGAGCGCGAGCATCCCCAAGCACTGGCCGCCGGTCCACGCCTCGCCATATTCGGGGTCGAAGCTGTCGGCCATCAGCCGCGCGACGGTCTGCAGGTCGCCGGCGCCGCCGGCGCGAAGCTCGGTGAAGCGCGGCGCGGTGCTCATGCCGGCTTGACCGCTGCCGGCTTCGCATCGGGCGCGCGACCGTAGATCGGGCGCGGCGGCAGCGCAGTCAGGTGCGGCGGCAGCAGCGTCGCGCGGGCGGCGACCGGCAGGGCGTCGACACCCGCGATCGCCGGATCGAACGCGGCAAGCCGGCCAAGCCCGCTGCCGACCGCAAACTCGCCGCCCAGCGCAACCAGCGCGGCGTCCGGCTTCAGCGAAGCGAGCGGCGCGGCGGCGAGAGCGGGATCGAAGCGCTGCATGAACACCTCACCGTGCCCGCCTTCGATCACCACCGCAAGCGCGGGCACGTCCGGATGATCGGCAAAGGCCGCTGCGGCGATCAGGCTGGTCGAGGCGTACCCCGACACCGGCACGCCCCAGCCGATGCCGAGCCCGATCGCGGCTGCAAGCCCGACGCGCAGCCCGGTGAAGCTGCCCGGACCGCAATCGACCAGCACTGCGTCCGCTTTGCCCCCATCCGGCAGTTCGGCGATCATCGGCACCAGCCGCTCGGCATGGCCGCGCCCGACAACCTCGTGCAGTGCGGCGACGACGACCCCGTCCGCGATCAGCGCGACCGAACAGGCCGCGGTCGCGGTATCGATGACGAGGGTCCGCACCGCGCAGCCGTCAGGCGAAGGTATTGAAGGTTTCGAAATCGGGCCGCGGGCTGCGATCGAAGATCGACGCCGGGTCGGCGTGGCCGATCGTCGCGACGAAGTTGGACTTCACCGCCGGGGTCGCGGCGAAGAAATCGGCGTCCAGTGCGCCCTGGTCGAATCCCGACATCGGCCCCACGTCGAAGCCGAGCGCGCGCGCCGCGACGATCAGATACGCGCCCTGCAACGACGAATTGCGCAGCGCCGCGATTTCGCGCGCGGCGGCATCGGGAAACCAGTGCTTCGCGGTCGGATCGTGCGGGAACAGCCACGGCAGCTGCTCGTGGAAATTCGTGTCCATCGCGACGATGACCGCGGCGGGCGCGGCCTTGATCTTCTCGGCGTTCGACCCGCTGGCGTGGGCGGCAAGTCGCGCCTTGCCGGCGGCGTCGGTCAGCCACACGAAGCGCGCCGGCTGCATGTTGGCCGACGTCGGCCCCATCTTCACCAAATCGTAGATCGCGCGGATGTCGTCGTGGGTGACGACGCTGTCGGGGCGGTAGGTGTTGGCGGTGCGGGCGGTACGGAAGATCGTGTCGAGGCCAGCCTCGCTCAAATTCTCGGCCATTCGGGGAACACTCCTGGGGTGCGGCGGGGCTTAAACCGCGCGGACTTCGGTCACTTCGGGGACATAGTGGCGCAGCAGCTGCTCGATGCCCTGCTTCAGCGTCGCCGACGACGACGGGCAGCCGGCGCACGCGCCCTGCATCTGCAGATACACCTTGCCCTTGTCGAACCCGCGATAGACGATGTCGCCGCCATCGTTGGCGACCGCGGGGCGGACGCGGGTCTCGATCAGCTCGCGGATCTGCGCGACGATGTCGGCATCCTCCGGGTTCTCGGCGAACTCGGCACCCTCGGGCGGCACGGCGATGCCGGCGGCAGAGCCGGGGCGGAACAATGGCATGTTCGCCGAGAAATGGTCGAGCAGGACGCCGAGCACATCGGGCTTCAGCTGCGCCCACTCGACACCCGGAGCCGCAGTGACCGAGATGAAATCCCGCCCGAAGAACACGCCGGTCACGTCGCCCAGACCGAACAGCGCGTCGGCGAGCGGCGAGGCCTCCGCCTCCTCCGGCGTCGCGAAATCGCGCGTGCCGCCGTCCATGACGGTACGTCCGGGCAGGAACTTGACGGTCGCCGGGTTCGGCGTGGCTTCGGTTTCGATCAGCATGTGCGTGCATGTGGGCTGCGCGGCGCCCGCGATCAAGCGCCGTGCGTCCGTGCTGGT includes:
- a CDS encoding pyridoxamine 5'-phosphate oxidase family protein, coding for MTETKQKTLADLAEIMRDIDFTMLSTKSADGGIAARPMSNNRDVDYDGDSWFFSFDDTLAVHDIARDANVGLTLHGNKGLLGKPPVFIAAEGKAEIIRDKAAFAEHWVKDLERWFEQGIDTPGLVLIKVHADRVHYWDGEDQGEVRP
- a CDS encoding DMT family transporter: MNRQYRAYAMLACAMLFWAGNAIVGRAVRGDVPAATLSLLRWSGAFALLLPFAWRHLVADRAALVAGWKRVVGLGLIGVASFNTLYYFGLHDTTASNALLLQALIPGLVLVADRAIFGIRPPLAIVGGVVLATLGVAVIVFRGDPAALAALALGRGDVLILIAVTLWALYTSLLKLKPKVHPLSFLAATFGVAVIALVPVAGVELARGAVVRWSTHSLLAIAYVAVLPSLVSYLLFNQGVAAIGAARAGQAINLMPLFGALLAAGLLGEKLHGYHAIGMTMILAGLVIGLAMTRQPAEDQGRTSP
- the miaB gene encoding tRNA (N6-isopentenyl adenosine(37)-C2)-methylthiotransferase MiaB — protein: MPTPKTFHVKSFGCQMNVYDGERMAEAMAAAGYASAADATDADVVVLNTCHIREKATEKVYSDIGRMKKRRPDQMIAVAGCVAQAEGAEIIRRAKVDVVVGPQAYHNLPQLVADAATGAPTLDTDMPLLSKFGALPARRRVGPSAFLTVQEGCDKFCTYCVVPYTRGAEVSRPFDAIVEEAKALVDAGAKEITLLGQNVNAWSDGKQDLGSLIRALDRVDGLARIRYTTSHPNDMTQGLIDAHAEVPSLMPFLHLPVQSGSDRVLKAMNRSHSRDSYLRVLERVRAARPDIALSGDFIVGFPGETEAEFEDTLSLVAEVRHAMAFSFKYSPRPGTPAADMAGQIAAEVMDDRLQRLQAVLNRDQEAFNQATVGKRCTILIERAGKKPGQMLGKSPWLQSVIVEDGPPVGSLIEVDIVAAWPNSLVGVAAVAQAA
- a CDS encoding lysophospholipid acyltransferase family protein codes for the protein MPADAGIETREARPAGFKARPTTRLRRGVAPDMIANLRITARLIAMLVALLIALPLHGLWRLLRQRSPWPPIFLGWIARIVGARTRIVGTPLPRDVLYLANHMSWLDILVIAGASGSAFVAKGELEDVPVIGWLSTLNHTVFVDRGDRLGVARQVDMLRDALAADHPVTIFPEGTTDGAGVRLLPFKAALLGAVDPPAPGLMVQPVHVDYGAATRDIAWIGDDPGLANALRVLGRPGRIAVTLTFLAPFDPAGMGRKAVAARARDAIAAVMRAG
- a CDS encoding Fur family transcriptional regulator: MARKIDLEALCHEKGLRITEQRRVIARVLSEAEDHPDVEKVYERASAIDPGISIATVYRTVRLFEEAGILDRHDFGDGRARYEPAPEAHHDHLIDIETGKVLEFVDPELEQLQKQIAERLGFRLVDHRMELYGVSLDRKA
- a CDS encoding GNAT family N-acetyltransferase — its product is MSTAPRFTELRAGGAGDLQTVARLMADSFDPEYGEAWTGGQCLGMLALPGAWLTLAVHDGAVSGFSLSRVIAGDGELLLIAVHPDVRGRGVGAALLRGVIAEARERSAERLHLEVRDGNPATALYRAHGFAQVGRRRDYYRGTSGRARDALTFALPL
- the tsaB gene encoding tRNA (adenosine(37)-N6)-threonylcarbamoyltransferase complex dimerization subunit type 1 TsaB, producing the protein MRTLVIDTATAACSVALIADGVVVAALHEVVGRGHAERLVPMIAELPDGGKADAVLVDCGPGSFTGLRVGLAAAIGLGIGWGVPVSGYASTSLIAAAAFADHPDVPALAVVIEGGHGEVFMQRFDPALAAAPLASLKPDAALVALGGEFAVGSGLGRLAAFDPAIAGVDALPVAARATLLPPHLTALPPRPIYGRAPDAKPAAVKPA
- a CDS encoding malonic semialdehyde reductase codes for the protein MAENLSEAGLDTIFRTARTANTYRPDSVVTHDDIRAIYDLVKMGPTSANMQPARFVWLTDAAGKARLAAHASGSNAEKIKAAPAAVIVAMDTNFHEQLPWLFPHDPTAKHWFPDAAAREIAALRNSSLQGAYLIVAARALGFDVGPMSGFDQGALDADFFAATPAVKSNFVATIGHADPASIFDRSPRPDFETFNTFA
- a CDS encoding NifU family protein, which gives rise to MLIETEATPNPATVKFLPGRTVMDGGTRDFATPEEAEASPLADALFGLGDVTGVFFGRDFISVTAAPGVEWAQLKPDVLGVLLDHFSANMPLFRPGSAAGIAVPPEGAEFAENPEDADIVAQIRELIETRVRPAVANDGGDIVYRGFDKGKVYLQMQGACAGCPSSSATLKQGIEQLLRHYVPEVTEVRAV